Proteins encoded together in one Papaver somniferum cultivar HN1 unplaced genomic scaffold, ASM357369v1 unplaced-scaffold_117, whole genome shotgun sequence window:
- the LOC113329465 gene encoding uncharacterized protein LOC113329465, whose product MGSKSSCFFIVFVLVFVSSLSSSLAAAIARIHSIPDIEEFNFVILRLRDKDWMGVFLFNNSDYQHQGYQDICQKHTIELQQQVHCFRINTETFSDKDIVKVFNITYFPTFRFHIQNRQTFGPIRVMGWVPQAIEYMINIYLHRHDVTVAAAAE is encoded by the exons TTTTGTttcttcattatcatcatcattggCTGCAGCAATAGCCCGAATTCATAGTATTCCTGACATTGAAGAGTTTAATTTCGTTATCTTGAGATTGCGTGACAAGGACTGGATG GGAGTGTTTCTATTCAATAACAGTGATTACCAACATCAAGGTTATCAAGATATTTGTCAGAAGCATACTATTGAACTTCAACAACAAGTTCACTGCTTCAGAATCAATACAGAAACATTTTCGGATAAG GATATCGTAAAAGTATTTAATATTACATATTTCCCAACTTTCCGCTTCCATATTCAAAACCGTCAAACTTTCGGTCCTATACGAGTTATGGGATGGGTTCCTCAAGCGATTGAATATATGATCAACATATACCTTCATAGACACGATGTTACAGTGGCTGCTGCTGCTGAATGA
- the LOC113329721 gene encoding uncharacterized protein LOC113329721 translates to MGVYLNFQQLPRHLNFSQHNCGGGGQDCRVEINRTWYTVPRFRRRGGDKDALLTAAEHNDTAEATRLLARDQIHTGQDTKTDRNVRVPQMHPVRREPSVGDWLEFQGHRFMQQDLPTQVIIVLLVFVLLKIVFTI, encoded by the exons ATGGGGGTTTATCTTAACTTTCAGCAGCTTCCCCGGCACTTAAATTTTAGTCAACATAACTGCGGTGGCGGTGGACAGGATTGCAGAGTAGAAATAAATAGAACT TGGTACACTGTGCCTCGCTTTCGACGCAGGGGAGGGGATAAAGATGCTCTGCTAACAGCAGCAG AACACAATGATACAGCAGAAGCTACTCGCTTGCTTGCTAGGGACCAGATCCACACCGGACAAGATACAAAAACCGATAGAAATGTCAGGGTACCACAAATGCACCCGGTAAGGCGCGAACCAAGTGTTGGTGATTGGCTTGAATTTCAAGGTCATAGATTTATGCAGCAGGATTTGCCAACTCAAGTTATCATCGTATTACTTGTTTTTGTTCTGTTGAAGATTGTATTTACCATATAG
- the LOC113329722 gene encoding uncharacterized protein LOC113329722 yields the protein MEMGMKTNSKWYYGVQVELVLRSKLVVRFRFPNLSLIAAENNLWTFVEELLKLMPPETLELKDTKYGNTALHIAAREGNKKVAEAIVNKNREVTQIRDKDEKIPLLTAALFVSPGQKETLEYLCEVTSDVDPNPFAGPDGATVMCSILDAHFYDIALVLFQRYPNLVMEKTKYSKVWPLEVIVERPYAFQSGTNARSIPVIQVDMTTPLGSLKATGDAENPSECLQNFSFSGNRGINAKFFCYFITRFTQFPAIKRIYRLKVMHKQAADLVKGMIDQVRMMTTKTEASDFFRNSSIMEKGIKFGTNEVVEECLLTFPDLNWTQMNNKRLIQIAIEERNGKILKLICKTSEDYQDQLVSHRDRCGNSILHYAAKLADPPQLNLVSGAALQMQREMQWFKGVLNLLPENGRMVRNKEVNTAQSMFTKEHDKLRWEGEKWMKETSQSCMVVAALIATVVFAAAFTVPGGNVSEDKSGKKASTPILLYENSFVKKTFSLHCQES from the exons ATGGAGATGGGAATGAAGACCAATTCTAAGTGGTACTACGGGGTTCAAGTTGAGCTGGTTCTGAGAAGCAAGTTGGTGGTGCGTTTCAG gtttcccaacctatcaCTTATAGCTGCAGAAAATAATCTCTGGACGTTTGTAGAAGAACTCCTGAAGCTTATGCCACCAGAAACACTTGAGTTAAAAGATACCAAATATGGAAACACTGCACTGCACATTGCAGCTagagaaggaaacaagaaagttgCTGAGGCTATAGTGAACAAAAACCGTGAAGTGACACAAATACGTGACAAGGACGAAAAAATACCACTTCTAACTGCTGCATTGTTTGTTTCACCTGGACAAAAAGAGACACTCGAGTATCTTTGCGAAGTTACTAGTGATGTAGACCCAAATCCTTTTGCAGGTCCTGATGGCGCTACAGTAATGTGTAGTATACTTGATGCTCATTTCTATG ATATTGCATTGGTTCTCTTCCAACGGTATCCCAACTTGGTTATGGAGAAAACCAAATATAGCAAGGTGTGGCCATTAGAAGTGATTGTTGAAAGGCCGTATGCTTTTCAAAGTGGAA CTAATGCCCGTTCAATACCAGTGATTCAGGTAGACATGACTACTCCACTTGGTTCCCTAAAAGCTACAGGAGACGCGGAGAATCCATCCGAGTGCTTGCAGAATTTCTCTTTCTCAGGAAATAGAGGAATCAATGCAAAATTCTTTTGCTATTTCATTACCCGCTTCACTCAAT TCCCTGCTATCAAAAGGATATACAGATTGAAGGTGATGCACAAACAAGCAGCGGATTTAGTGAAAGGTATGATTGATCAGGTTCGAATGATGACAACTAAAACTGAAGCATCAGATTTTTTCAGGAATTCAAGTATTATGGAGAAAGGGATAAAATTTGGGACAAATGAAGTTGTGGAAGAATGCCTTTTAACCTTCCCAGACTTAAATTGGACACAAATGAACAACAAAAGATTAATACAAATTGCAATTGAAGAACGAAATGGAAAGATTTTAAAGCTCATATGTAAAACTAGTGAGGATTATCAGGACCAACTTGTTTCGCATAGAGATAGATGCGGCAACAGTATCTTGCATTATGCTGCAAAGTTAGCGGATCCTCCACAACTAAATTTAGTGTCTGGCGCAGCTCTTCAGATGCAGAGAGAGATGCAATGGTTCAAG GGAGTGCTAAATCTTTTACCTGAAAATGGTAGGATGGTCAGAAACAAAGAAGTAAATACAGCTCAATCCATGTTTACCAAGGAACATGATAAGTTACGGTGGGAAGGAGAAAAATGGATGAAAGAAACGTCTCAGTCATGCATGGTGGTAGCTGCCCTAATTGCCACCGTTGTTTTTGCTGCAGCTTTTACTGTGCCTGGTGGAAATGTTAGTGAAGATAAGAGTGGAAAGAAAGCAAGCACCCCGATTTTATTATATGAAAATTCGTTCGTG AAGAAGACTTTCTCACTTCATTGCCAAGAAAGTTGA